The genomic DNA TTTATTCAGATGTAATCCATCCTTCATGAAAATATCGTCCCGAGGTTTTCCTTCTTCGTTCAGTAAAACGGTTGCAGTATCTACGTATTCCAGTTGACCAACTTGCTCGGAAAACTTTTTAATCGCCATGTTCACCTGATTCATCTCTTCCCACATTTTCCATCGACTTTGGCTGGGCTTGATGGGCAGATAATAAACCGTAGTTCCCTCAGGCAGTTCTTCATAAACCTGCTTCATGAATGCTTTGAAATCGCAGATCACTTTTTCAGGCGATTTGCCTTTAGCGATATCGTTGTCGCCGCAATAGAACACGATTTTACTAGGCTCATACTTGTTGACGACCTTATCAAAGTGATAGAGCACATCCGAAGTCTGCGAACCCCCAAAACCTCGATTTGTCACATCCAGGTCCGGAAAACTCGCGTCCGTATCCCACATGCGGATGGAAGACGAGCCGACAAACAGGATCCCGTTTTTCTCGGGCATCTTCTTTTCATCCAATGCCGCAAATCGCTTCATTTCCCCATCCCATTTAGACGCGGGATCTTTCGGAGCATCATCGGCGGCAAATGTAATTGTCGAGCCAATTGTCAGGCATAGAAATAAAGAAAGAAATGAAAAAC from Rubinisphaera italica includes the following:
- a CDS encoding GDSL-type esterase/lipase family protein — encoded protein: MLLRNRFSFLSLFLCLTIGSTITFAADDAPKDPASKWDGEMKRFAALDEKKMPEKNGILFVGSSSIRMWDTDASFPDLDVTNRGFGGSQTSDVLYHFDKVVNKYEPSKIVFYCGDNDIAKGKSPEKVICDFKAFMKQVYEELPEGTTVYYLPIKPSQSRWKMWEEMNQVNMAIKKFSEQVGQLEYVDTATVLLNEEGKPRDDIFMKDGLHLNKIGYGLWNPVVRKALTE